The following are encoded in a window of Hemitrygon akajei chromosome 24, sHemAka1.3, whole genome shotgun sequence genomic DNA:
- the LOC140715656 gene encoding probable G-protein coupled receptor 139, with protein sequence MHAPPRGLVYAIYYTVLAVIAVPVNVVAIVILSRSNCGLSRCISRYLVSMAATDLLVIITAVILNRIPAIYFPGSYLSITPVCSFSTAIIYAARDSSVWLTVTFTFDRYVAICWQKFKAKYCTHRTASIVVAVVCTLGCVINIPWYFLHEPIYVINNVPWYCKTSSVLYSFLLWIVFYWTDRLLTPCIPFLLILSFNALTVRHILVASRARRRLRSCSLGERQSDPEMESRRKSIVLLFAISGCFILLWMPYVIYFILSRFQIGYTINGYSNAIFILMESANMFQMLSCCTNTFIYAVTQTKFRMELKRLMKFPLNNSHSLSLSRK encoded by the exons ATGCACGCCCCTCCTAGAGGCCTGGTATACGCAATTTACTACACGGTTCTTGCAGTGATCGCGGTACCAG TTAATGTAGTAgccattgtgatcctgtcccgaagTAACTGCGGCCTGTCTAGATGTATCAGCCGGTACCTCGTGTCCATGGCGGCAACGGATCTTCTGGTAATAATTACCGCTGTGATATTAAACAGAATTCCCGCTATTTATTTCCCCGGTAGTTACCTTTCCATCACGCCCGTGTGCAGCTTCAGTACTGCGATAATTTACGCCGCCAGGGACAGTTCAGTTTGGTTAACGGTCACGTTTACCTTTGACCGATATGTCGCCATCTGCTGGCAGAAAttcaaagcaaaatactgcacccACAGAACCGCTAGCATTGTTGTCGCTGTCGTCTGTACTTTGGGCTGCGTGATCAACATCCCCTGGTACTTTTTGCACGAACCAATCTACGTCATTAACAACGTGCCCTGGTATTGCAAAACGAGTAGCGTCCTTTATTCTTTCCTGCTGTGGATAGTATTTTATTGGACCGATCGCCTTCTGACCCCCTGCATCCCTTTCCTGCTTATTCTTTCGTTCAACGCACTGACTGTCAGGCACATTCTCGTGGCCAGTCGGGCTCGTAGGAGACTCCGTAGTTGTTCgttgggagagagacagagcgaCCCGGAGATGGAAAGCCGCAGGAAGTCGATCGTCCTGCTCTTCGCAATCTCGGGATGTTTCATACTTCTGTGGATGCCATATGTTATCTACTTCATTTTATCACGATTTCAAATTGGTTATACAATCAATGGTTACAGCAACGCCATATTTATCCTGATGGAAAGTGCCAACATGTTTCAGATGctgagttgctgcacaaacacgtttatctaCGCAGTGACTCAAACTAAATTCCGGATGGAGTTGAAGCGTCTGATGAAGTTCCCGCTGAACAATTCACATTCATTATCCCTTTCACGGAAGTAG